A window from Lampris incognitus isolate fLamInc1 chromosome 5, fLamInc1.hap2, whole genome shotgun sequence encodes these proteins:
- the LOC130113288 gene encoding synaptogyrin-3-like, translating into MEPAGAFGAGKVGSAAFDPVAFFTHPRTIVRLMSWVFSIVVFSCIVNEGYINIGSERLLCVFNNNADACNYGVTVGVACFLGSICFLILDVYFPSISSVRDRRRAVLLDLTFSALASFLWFVGFCFLANQWQATSPDELPLAQGSDAARATIAFCFFSILTWAVLTLSALRRFLSGSNMTLFTWQHLDPTPGNARATPYPIANGATIVTTNPYQAPPFTETLDPQKLTQQRPMAPAF; encoded by the exons ATGGAGCCAGCGGGCGCGTTCGGCGCCGGGAAGGTCGGGAGCGCCGCTTTCGACCCGGTTGCCTTCTTCACACATCCCCGGACCATCGTCAGACTGATGTCGTGG GTCTTCTCCATTGTTGTGTTCAGCTGTATTGTGAACGAGGGGTACATCAACATCGGGAGCGAGCGGTTGCTCTGCGTCTTCAATAACAACGCCGACGCCTGCAACTACGGCGTTACCGTGGGCGTGGCCTGTTTCCTCGGCAGCATTTGTTTCCTGATCTTGGACGTTTACTTCCCCTCCATCAGCAGCGTCAGGGACAGAAGACGCGCCGTTCTGCTGGACCTCACCTTCTCCG CACTGGCCAGCTTCCTGTGGTTCGTCGGATTCTGTTTTCTGGCCAATCAGTGGCAGGCGACATCTCCAGATGAGCTGCCGTTGGCGCAGGGCTCCGACGCTGCCAGAGCCACCATCGCTTTCTGCTTCTTCTCCATTCTCACTTGG GCTGTACTGACGCTGAGTGCGCTGCGCCGCTTCTTATCAGGCAGTAATATGACCCTGTTCACATGGCAACACCTGGACCCCACCCCCGGCAACGCTCGAGCCACACCTTACCCTATCGCAAACGGAGCCACCATCGTCACCACCAATCCCTACCAAGCCCCGCCCTTCACCGAAACCTTGGACCCCCAGAAGCTCACACAGCAAAGACCGATGGCCCCTGCCTTCTAG
- the zgc:136472 gene encoding protein disulfide-isomerase, translating to MKRLLLLLGVTVYCVIVCVTAESQPDQRGAKSIPEKDGVLQLRKGNFNRALKTHKQLLVHFYAPLSGDGLRISTAFQGAAAELQGSEVTLGEVDVSKEKDLAKELNATGPPVLRLYLSGDKRKPVPCPAPQDTASILTWLRRRAGSAADLVTDISQSEDSEELLVVGLVEDLDHDYVKVIHAAAVDLPDVSFAVTKSEELVTKYGIAYDSVLLLKQSKLLQAYKMMPQTSKKELIIFITVYQMEPVTEYNGQTATQILASPVLNHAILFVNKNSEDYKDIHSAFHTAAKAFRLKILFVLVNVDEPRNGRMLEYFRVRDGEGPLIRIVNMTDHVTYHLPSDSLDSKTIKEFCQTYLDGKAKPKMQSEPIPEGWDKQPVKELVGMNLEKVAFNPDKTVFVLFYLHYSQESRALFPLWEELATALQHREGVVVARIDASANDINLSMQGSYPSLRLFPALYAERVVEYTGKRTVKDLVKFVDKEMKKAKKDRVKEDEDRRKYIETIKAEEAKKANKTKDEL from the exons ATGAAgcgactgctgctgctgctgggagtGACGGTCtactgtgtgattgtgtgtgtcacCGCCGAGTCACAACCGGACCAGCGGGGAGCGAAATCGATCCCGGAGAAAGACGGGGTTTTACAGCTGAGGAAGGGGAACTTCAACAGGGCTCTAAAAACACACAAGCAGCTACTTGTGCACTTTT atgcaccTCTATCTGGAGATGGCCTACGAATTTCAACAGCTTTCCAAGGTGCCGCTGCAGAGCTCCAGGGGTCAGAGGTTACGCTGGGCGAGGTGGACGTCTCTAAGGAAAAGGACCTGGCGAAAGAGCTCAACGCCACTGGCCCACCCGTACTCAGACTCTACCTTTCTGGGGACAAACGCAAGCCGGTGCCCTGCCCTG CCCCGCAGGACACGGCCTCCATTTTGACCTGGCTGAGGAGGAGGGCGGGGTCTGCTGCCGACCTCGTCACCGACATCAGCCAATCAGAGGACTCGGAGGAACTGCTAGTGGTTGGGCTCGTGGAG gacctggaccacgactacgtgaAGGTGATCCACGCGGCGGCGGTTGACCTCCCCGACGTAAGCTTCGCCGTGACCAAGAGCGAGGAACTCGTCACCAAATATGGCATCGCATACGATTCGGTGCTGCTGCTCAAACAG TCTAAGCTCCTCCAGGCATATAAAATGATGCCCCAGACATCTAAAAAGGAACTGATCATCTTTATCACTGTCTACCAGATGGAGCCAGTCACTGAGTATAATGGACAG ACCGCCACTCAAATCTTAGCATCGCCCGTGTTGAACCACGCCATCCTGTTTGTCAACAAAAACTCTGAGGACTATAAAGACATCCACTCTGCCTTCCACACTGCCGCCAAAGCCTTCAGATTAAAG atactaTTTGTACTGGTGAATGTGGACGAGCCTCGTAATGGTAGGATGCTTGAATACTTCAGAGTTCGTGACGGTGAGGGTCCTCTCATCCGAATAGTCAACATGACAGACCATGTGACCTACCACCTCCCCTCTGACTCGCTTGACTCCAAAACCATTAAAGAGTTCTGTCAAACCTACCTGGATGGCAAGGCTAAG CCTAAGATGCAGAGTGAGCCCATTCCCGAGGGCTGGGACAAACAGCCGGTAAAGGAGCTGGTGGGAATGAACCTGGAGAAAGTCGCTTTCAACCCTGacaagactgtttttgttttatttt ACCTCCACTACAGTCAAGAGTCTCGCGCTCTGTTCCCGCTGTGGGAGGAGCTAGCCACGGCCTTGCAGCACCGAGAGGGAGTGGTTGTGGCTCGCATCGACGCCTCAGCCAATGACATCAACCTGTCCATGCAGGGCTCTTACCCATCACTACGCCTTTTTCCTGCACTTTATGCTGAGAGG GTGGTGGAATACACAGGGAAGCGAACAGTGAAGGACCTGGTCAAGTTCGTAgataaagagatgaagaaagccaAAAAAGACCGAGTGAAG GAGGATGAAGACAGAAGGAAGTACATTGAGACCATAAAAGCTGAAGAggcaaaaaaagcaaacaaaaccaaAGATGAGCTCTAA